From the Camarhynchus parvulus chromosome 13, STF_HiC, whole genome shotgun sequence genome, one window contains:
- the SH3TC2 gene encoding LOW QUALITY PROTEIN: SH3 domain and tetratricopeptide repeat-containing protein 2 (The sequence of the model RefSeq protein was modified relative to this genomic sequence to represent the inferred CDS: deleted 1 base in 1 codon) — MDRLCAAAGRGGTSSVPPATSCGTSQGHRSGRENPARDADASAPPPGEECESCWPRPPELLPRGDRLHRRGQWWDTDTAPGTQLQDMATGKAGLAERSSPAPEAGHGSPEPPVVLLALRDTLPPELSLSFSVESRSCGRRNAQLQEAARRRLWALESDDRSVCALFKELSARLVCTQAHEDRFLLTFKTPEEVWKFSTYLTLGYVGTCLEQLLFAQDFWLDCALVEDTELRVTVDEEHLATIYMDLLLQEGNFFCRAVPGVCKLEQQGEEDLQLCRNELVHVKSAGQDSRWEGMSLLTGQRGMVPVTALEPIAHPFYQWFLRNYSVSFGLSQEISGTSSGAIVRGRCIATKDHRGEAWDELSFSKGDPIEIIGFFIPGLPWFVGRSLSTRSIGFVPTRHVNPQACEPLGKGFVFLSEEEKSPVLHIPCNGDEEHFATLLGDLAHTDITSVYRLAGFEPTAVFPQVPPEAALHGSKEIQVLQSWEEINDWATSSTSELSSPGSETAPATLEDVLLEKLDDLDYPKFFIDLNTGHMEDADVFDPILTFLNQDSFMPSFQSFYDLSFSFLHSTFYGFSDEEELVLYLETSRNWAKRTRSVWAHVRLCFLLGKLCTKKLKLSQARVYFEEAMNVLDRGFGDLPLLAALHGSLASIYLKQNMKHKFSSLLGKTVTLLVCLPGRSFSSENELELLTYILRESIAVGNAPLEARICFLIVKLFLQLGRTEEVLPFLEHLQCLSTTWLSPGSRAGPLDATATLGYLYDKKCLPNIALASVRSFVPSGTKGTPTPIWRAGFILQNASKLLGGQQLDRSSIPAVACMYLKQALQFCCEGRAVPMQRTLCTILSRTYLQHGLLDGAIPYTARAAALARLLGEEEAFESSLCLAWLFVLQRQPGPAGQLLQRLLRRCALRGAACETPHGAMHNLLAMALAAQGRLQEAAENFLRALHKAKEAGSCRNQAVALANLGQLSLSCGAAQLAELYLLWAVRLYSELQGHREMDTELAQVLLWLAQAMMDRQRVEDAKLCYELALGFALKWQNLRSQLHVTERLCHFYSRVCPELQACITYHEHWASLARQLQDRELEASARQALSQLYQALGTPQALRQSLDCTKQSLRIFIDLQEAVKAAEAWLQAGKLYYLLQEDELVEMYFQAAIQTALKGDNFSLAMDLYEKAGDTFFNGSWNRARAVEFYRGGAVPLSRKLKATQTELRLFNKLAELQISLQGYEKALEFATLAARLSLRVGDQLQELVAFHRLARAYDLLHMHEMAEDCYLKTLAMRPPVLQSSAEALYYCKVYWHLGNLALHKLKDEQDAASYFQLALAAATELGDQELQAQLRAKLAAIPGAPGGPEGTPGCATERPRWLSQGGHVV, encoded by the exons ATGgacaggctctgtgctgctgcaggcagaggtggcACGAGCAGCGTCCCACCTGCCACCTCCTGTggcacatcccagggacacCGCTCAGGCCGGGAGAATCCTGCCAGGGATGCGGACGCCTCTGCCCCCCCTCCAGGTGAGGAGTGTGAGTCCTGCTGGCCCCGCCCGCCCGAGCTCCTGCCCCGCGGGGACCGCCTGCACCGCCGGGGACAATGGTGGGACACGGACACGGCACCGGGGACACAGCTCCAGGACATGGCAACAG GtaaggctgggctggcagagaggagcagccccgCTCCCGAGGCAGGACACGGCTCCCCGGAGCCCCcggtggtgctgctggctctcagGGACACCCTTCCCCCAG agctctctctctccttttccgTGGAGAGCCGCTCCTGCGGGCGCCGCaatgcccagctccaggaggctgccaggaggaggctgtgggcTCTGGAGAGCGATGACAGAAGTGTCTGTGCCCTGTTCAAG gagctgtcagCCAGGCTGGTCTGTACACAGGCACACGAGGATCGCTTCCTCCTCACCTTCAAAACCCCAGAGGAAGTCTGGAAGTTTTCCACCTATCTGACTTTAG GGTACGTGGGgacctgcctggagcagctgctctttgcCCAGGACTTCTGGCTGGACTGTGCCCTGGTGGAGGACACAGAGCTCAGGGTCACCGTGGATGAGGAGCACCTGGCCACCATCTACATGGATCTGCTCCTCCAGGAAG GGAACTTCTtctgcagggcagtgcctggTGTCTgcaagctggagcagcagggagaggaggatctgcagctctgcaggaatgAGCTGGTCCATGTGAAGAGTGCTGGACAGGATTCCAGATGGGAAGGGATGTCCCTGCTGACGGGGCAGCGAGGCATGGTGCCCGTGACTGCTCTGGAGCCAATAGCTCACCCCTTTTACCA GTGGTTCCTGAGGAATTATTCTGTGAGCTTTGGCCTCTCCCAGGAGATCAGTGGGACGAGCTCTGGGGCCATTG TCAGAGGCAGGTGCATCGCCACCAAGGACCACAGAGGAGAGGCGTGGGATGAGCTGAGCTTCTCCAAAGGAGACCCCATAGAAATCATTGGATTCTTcatccctgggctgccctggtTTGTGGGCAGATCCCTCAGCACCAGGAGCATCGGCTTCGTTCCCACCCGGCACGTAAACCCCCAGGCTTGCGAACCTCT GGGAAAGGGCTTTGTGTTCCTGAGTGAAGAGGAGAagtccccagtgctgcacatCCCCTGCAATGGTGACGAGGAGCACTTTGCCACCCTCCTGGGGGACCTGGCACACACTGACATCACCTCTGTGTACAGGCTGG CTGGGTTTGAACCCACAGCCGTGTTCCCACAAGTGCCACCAG AGGCTGCTCTCCATGGCAGTAAAGAAATCCAGGTGCTCCAGTCTTGGGAGGAGATCAATGACTGGGCTaccagcagcacctcagagcTGTCCAGCCCAGGCAGTGAAACAGCCCCTGCCACACTGGAAGATgttctcctggagaagctggacGACTTGGATTATCCCAAATTCTTCATCGACCTCAACACTGGCCACATGGAGGATGCTGATGTCTTTGACCCCATATTGACCTTCCTCAACCAAGACAGTTTCATGCCCAGTTTCCAAAGCTTTTATgatctcagcttttcctttctccactcCACTTTTTATGGTTTCTCTGATGAAGAGGAACTGGTCCTGTACCTTGAGACTTCCCGGAACTGGGCCAAGAGGACTCGTTCAGTTTGGGCTCACGTCAGGCTCTGTTTCCTCTTGGGTAAGCTCTGCACCAAAAAGCTCAAGCTCTCCCAGGCCCGGGTGTACTTTGAGGAAGCCATGAATGTCCTGGACAGGGGCTTTGGGGACCTGCCCCTGCTGGCAGCGCTGCACGGGAGCCTCGCCTCCATCTACCTGAAGCAGAACATGAAGCACAagttctcctccctgctggggaagACAGTGACCCTGCTCGTGTGCCTGCCTGGCCGCTCCTTCAGCTCGGAGAATGAGCTGGAGCTCCTCACCTATATCCTGAGGGAATCCATCGCCGTGGGCAATGCCCCGCTGGAGGCCCGGATCTGCTTCCTCATTGTTaagctcttcctgcagctgggcaggaccGAGGAGGTGCTGCCCTTTTTGGAGCATCTCCAGTGTCTCAGCACCACctggctcagcccaggcagCCGTGCTGGGCCCCTGGATGCCACTGCCACACTGGGCTACCTCTATGACAAGAAGTGCCTGCCGAACATTGCACTGGCCTCCGTCAGGTCCTTCGTTCCCAGCGGCACCAAGGGCACACCGACCCCCATCTGGCGAGCCGGCTTCATCCTCCAAAATGCTTCCAAGCTCCTGGgggggcagcagctggacaggagcagcatcccagcagtgGCTTGCATGTACCTCAAGCAGgctctgcagttctgctgtgaGGGCAGGGCCGTGCCCATGCAGAGGACACTCTGCACCATCCTGTCCAGGACGTATCTCCAGCACGGCCTGCTGGACGGAGCCATTCCCtacacagccagggctgcagctctggccagactgctgggggaggaggaggcgtTTGAGTCCTCGCTGTGCCTGGCCTGGCTGTTCGTGCTGCAGCGgcagccgggcccggcggggcagctcctgcagcggCTCCTGCGGCGCTGC GCGCTGCGCGGCGCGGCCTGCGAGACCCCGCACGGCGCCATGCACAACCTGCTGGCCATGGCCCTCGCCGCCCAGGGCCGCCTCCAGGAGGCCGCTGAGAACTTCCTGAGGGCCCTGCACAAGGCCAAGGAGGcggggagctgcaggaaccaGGCCGTGGCCCTGGCGAACCTGGGCCAGCTGAGCCTGTCGTGCGGGGCCGCCCAGCTGGCCGAGCTGTacctgctgtgggcagtgcgGCTCTACAGCGAGCTCCAGGGCCACAGAGAGATGGACACGGAGCTGgcacaggtgctgctgtggctggcacAGGCCATGATGGACAGGCAGAGGGTGGAAGATGCCAAATTGTGCTATGAGCTGGCGCTGGGGTTTGCTCTGAAGTGGCAGAACCTGAGGA GTCAGCTGCACGTCACGGAGCGTCTGTGCCATTTCTACAGCAGAGTGTGCCCCGAGCTGCAGGCCTGCATCACCTACCACGAGcactgggcatccctggcacggcagctgcaggacagggagctggaggCCAGTGCCAGGCAGGCCCTCAGCCAGCTCTACCAGGCTCTGGGCACACCTCA GGCTCTGAGACAATCCCTGGACTGCACCAAGCAGAGCCTGAGGATCTTCATCGacctgcaggaggctgtgaaGGCAGCAGaagcctggctgcaggcaggaaagCTCTACTACCTTCTGCAGGAGGATGAGCTGGTGGAAATGTACTTCCAG GCAGCCATCCAGACTGCTCTGAAAGGGGACAACTTCTCCTTGGCCATGGACCTTTATGAGAAAGCAGGTGACACCTTCTTCAATGGCAGCTGGAACAGGGCCCGGGCAGTGGAGTTTTACAGG GGAGGAGCTGTGCCTTTGTCCAGGAAACTCAAGGCCACCCAGACAGAGCTGAGGCTGTTCAAcaagctggcagagctgcagatcaGCCTGCAGGGCTATGAGAAGGCTCTGGAGTTTGCCACGCTGGCAGCCAGGCTCAGCCTCAGGGTTG GGgatcagctgcaggagctggttgCCTTCCACCGCCTGGCCAGAGCCTATGACTTGCTGCACATGCACGAGATGGCCGAGGATTGCTACCTGAAGACCCTGGCCATGCGTCCCCCcgtgctgcagagctcagcagaggctCTGTACTACTGCAAGGTCTACTGGCACCTGGGCAACCTGGCCCTGCACAAGCTGAAG GATGAACAGGATGCAGCCTCCTACTTccagctggccctggctgcagccaccGAGCTGGgggaccaggagctgcaggcccAGCTCCGTGCCAAGCTGGCTGCCATCCCTGGAGCCCCAGGGGGACCTGAGGgcaccccaggctgtgccacagaGCGGCCCCGGTGGCTGAGCCAAGGTGGCCACGTGGTGTGA